Below is a genomic region from Astatotilapia calliptera chromosome 2, fAstCal1.2, whole genome shotgun sequence.
aactacaaatATTAGGGatatcagaaagaaaaaaaaatattggctgATATATCAGACCGAACTTCATATCAGTCACAGTCTGGGCTTTACTGATGATGtttctgcttttgtgtgtgaCAATCAGTATGGAGGCCAGGAGCATTTGGATGCACCACCGCGGGAGTTGCTGTTGGCCCAGACGGAGGACTACGTGGAGTATTCGCGTCACGGCGCTGTGCTGAAAGGACTCGAAAAGGCTGTCGCTCGCTCCAAATATGAGGAGGACGTGCTCATCAACAACCACACTGTAAGAAGGGCAGACTGTAGCAAATGTGTGGctaattttgttacattttatttatgttttatcctAAAATCAAGATCATATCTCCTCGTTAGTGTATTTGGGGTTCCTACTGGAAAGACGGCTTCTGGGGGTACAAGTGTTGCCACTCCATGGTCAAACAGAGTTACTGCACAGGATCAGCTGGAATTGGAATTGTAAGTACATTTACTGAGAGTATTTGAAGCGTTTGTTTGATGGATAGGATATCAGTTTATAAAGTGGTCACAGATTTCTCACTTTCTGACTGTGTTTGTATATGAACCCCTGCAGAACAACTCAGAGTGCACTCCATTTGAAGAGGCAATAACTGAGCCACAGGAGGAGGAACAGCCCAAGACTCTGCTAGAAGTAAGGgacactgttttttaaaaaaaaaaaaaaatgctgcagttAATGTTAATAAGCTTAAATGTAATGttcatttataaaaatatttgtgaTCACCAGATGCATCAAGATAAgatgaaagagaagaagaagaaaaagaagaacaaaaagaacaagaagCGCGACTCCGACAGCAGTGATTCGGAGgatgaggagaagaagaaggaaaagctgaagaaggtaatgtttttgtttttgtttgacagccgtgtttgttttgatgagtTTCTCCGTGTCTGACCTCCAACCGCCGTCTCCTTCTCAGGCTCTAGAAGCAGAGGACAAGCGGGTGAAGCAGGTGGAGATACTAATGCAGCTGGATGAGAGGAAGAGGCCGTACAACAGCTTGTTTGAAGTAAAGGCGCCCactgaggaggagatggaggccTTCCGCATGAAACGCAGCAGGCCAGATGATCCCATGGCTTCCTTCTTGGGACAGTGACCTTTTCAGTCCCGGCAGATTCCCCTAAACTCTCCCCAAGGACTCTACTAGAGCAGCTGCtcagtaaaatataaaatccCACATTCACTCAAGTTTTGTGTTTTGGAAAGAAGTGCTGGAAAAACTGTGTACAGTATTTTGTAAAAGTTAATGTTGACACATTGTTTTGAAGCTGCATGTCCATAAAATgtggaacaacaacaaaaggtgTTTCGCTTCAACAGGAGACATTTAAATACTTTCAAACCTTTCAAATTCAGTCTttacaggaaacatgagaaacgtaactgcatttctttttataataaaatCCATTTGCCTGAATGTatggttttttgttgttcttgttttttggggtttttttgcatggGTGGAGGGTTGTACATGAGGTATGAGCAATGGGTGGAAACATGACTTGGGCGGCTGATCCTTTTAATTTTGCTGAACCTCAGTAGTTGTTGTTAGCATGGCTGTATATACATATCGTGTTTTCCAGTTATGGACTCCAGAGGAAACTTAAGTATGTGGGGAGATTTGTAAATTAGTACACAACAACAGAAAGTAATATGGAAAGAACAAttcaaaaggcatttccaaCATTTCTGTCAGGTCTGAGACTTCATCGATTTAAGTACTGATCTGAAGAGAAAGTGGAGGATTACTTCATAGTGACCTCCACTACAGGCCAAAATGAAACTGAAGCTGCCCTTCTAGTTTCTACCCTTCACTGAATCCCTGCTGTAGGGAACGGCTTGTTTATGTAATGTTCTCAGTGATCATGTTCCCCATGTAAGTGATCAGGGTCTAAAAACACAGTTCTTTGTAAAAGTACCCACCAgagttattataattattgtattttctaattatttatttattgtttttaaatttcattttgacTCTCTTGTTAGTTCTGACAGTGAGCCTGTGCGTTtcactttactttttaattgttttgcttttctcaaTATTAGCTTTAGCCTTGCAAAATATCATTTTACAGAGGGCAAATGCTGGAGGCAAGATTTAAGAAGATCAGTTCAAGTTTCACACAAAAACCCCACTGCTTCTGATAACAGTTAATTCACAGTCTTGTAGACTCTCATTAAAGATGTCCATTAAAAACTCATGGGGGCAAACTGTAACTTTACCAaagtaacaaacaaaaactaaagacatttcATCAATATTTGTATTTAACTTTAATTCGTTTGCCAGGATTACAAAATCATGTCAGTTAGttttgacaccccccccccccccaagtctagtttttattttaggtAACCCGGGTTTTCACATGTAAATTGAGTTTTAGAACTATTTGATTGCTTTTAAAAACCATAAACTGAACCTTGCAAGGTGTGTTTACCTTGCAAGGTTCAGCGACGAACAATTCTGGataatttatttggaaaaaaaaagaattaattatgtactttttaattttgctttttgtAGCCTTGTGTGTTAAGCATAACTAGGGCAGAGATAAAGGGGGAAAGAAGGGAAAGGACTAAAATCTGaaatacctaaaaaaaaaaaaaaaagtcacccaGAGTGTCACCTAATGGACTGAACtgaaaaatgaatgcaaacATGAGATGGCTACCTCTTCATTCACTGGGTGATTTTCTGGAAAGCCCTGATGAGGGTTCCAAGGTGGAGAAGAGGACACCAAAAACAAGCAGTCAATCTCAGCGTTCCTTATCTCAGACTGCAGGGAGAAGTCTGTCCTTGTGCTCCTCATTAACCAGGTGCACACATTATCCACGTGCATTACACATGAACACAGTCAGAAACCTAAAAAATGGCAGACGTGTTTTTTCAGTGGTTCCTCTTTCTTGTGTCTCTTGTTTTTTGTAAGATGTGCTCTACATAGTAGATTTATTCATAAACTTTACAGTGTGGGACAATTTTAGTGCTTGTAATaagacaaggaaacgtaaatgtttttttttttaaattttctttttctattattGCAACATTTGACCACTTCTGAGGACATCAGTATCTAAATGCATAACGTGTAACAAGCGAAATGTTTCTGCTTTATCCTTTTTAGCCCTCGTTGTGTAATCTCTTGCTTCCTCACAGCAGAGTTTGTGAACcactgatgtgtcactgctTCAGCTGTTGCACTGACTTGAATGTAATGACATCATGgtgaaagtattttatttttttttttttggcctatCACTCGCATAAACAGGGCGGATGTTACGGAGACTCTGGGCTGCACATTTCTCTGCAGAGCTTCTCTTGAAGAATGTTGCCTCAATCGTTTGTTGGAAATGTAGGAAGGTTTGTGCACTCTGATGCAGAGAAAGGGCTCGGACGGAGCTGAAAAATACCCATGAGTCATAATTTCTCAACTGGTGAGTTCTTACTCTGtgcttttaaaatggctgacacACTCCTTTATATAACCTACTGTAAGCTGCATGCTTTTATGTAACCAGAACATATAACAGATGCATCAGATTTGTCATTAGTTACTGAGGGATTGCATGAAAATGGCCACACCATCTAGATGCCCGTCCACATGGTGTGTTAGGTTTTAGTCTCTGGTTGACTCCAGGAATCTTTTACCACATGTTTGCATCATCTGATCAGTGGCTGCAAAACTCAAGTCAGTATAATTATTGTAAACagttgcttccccttgtctcttTGTGACTCTACAGTTCCCATCATGCTCCAGATGTTTGTGATGATCTATGTGCTGTCAGTTGTCGTCTCGCAGTCAACAAATCCCCCATCTAAGAGAGGTCGGAATttcaccatccactcatcccAGCTGGTCTGCAGTCTGCCGGGCCCAGCGGGGCCTGCAGGGAACCCAGGAGCCCCTGGATCACCCGGGGCCATGGGCCCCATGGGGCCCCCCGGGACAGACGGCCAAGATGGGAAGGATGGAGACAAGGGAGAGAAGGGAGATCAAGGTAGTAGTTAATCTCTAGTTGTATGTTACTGTGAACTTGAATGATCTTCACATCATATATGTCACTGATCTGATTTTTCTTTAGCACCTCTCCAACATCTATGCACAGATGTCTGAAGTTGCAAGTTCTTAACTGTAAAGGGAATGTTTTTATTGCCATTTGACTTTTTTGGTCATTAGCTTCATATTCAGACCTTTTTCAGTTACTTAAACGAGCCtgttgatttattatttattatcacAAGTTTTGAAGAGTCaaaaaacatctaaacagcCCTAACATGCCAATTAATatgctcttttcttttgtcagtGACAATTTCACAGGGAACGTTTTAGGCTCTTAAGAGCTTTTGGTCATCAAAACAATTAAACTACTCTCACAATTAAcagaacactttgaaaacaatCAGATATAGGGAAAAAATGAGGGTAATAGGCATGCTAGTCCACCATGTCCACACGCTTTGCCATGATACTGGGGGGCTCTCGCActgctcatcctgttcctctttgcacaaaggagcagacacCAGTCTCTAAGGACCTTATATggcctgtccagctctcctagagtaactgtCTGTCCCCTGAAATCTCTTCTATGACAGCAAACCTTATGCTAATGGCACGCAGTGATGTGTCATTCAAGAGTTGAACTACCCGTAGAACCTCTAGGATCCAGGTATCACCTCATCCTGGCAGTTGTTACCAGTGACCCTAGACAAATGCAAAAGTAGTGAAAAAACACAGTCAGAGGGAAAATGTCAGTGGCTtccacctgtaaaaccattcctgtttGGGAAACTGTTTCATTGTTGCCCCTCTACTGCACCCAAAGCAGCTAAAAGTGATTCACAACTCCCTCCGTATCAtttaactgaccagatcaatatcACAGAAGTTTAACTGATTTTCTACACTCTGATTTAAACgtgttcctttatttattttgagcacagtatttgtttaaaacacgattttggattttttagcctttatttagATAGAATAGTGAAGAGAAGACAGGAATGCTAGGAGGTCTTGGTGAGACACATGGTAAATGGACCCAGGCATCTTCAATAGCCTTAAAGAACATAGCTAAGCTGCTCAAGCATGTCAGCTATACTGGTGCCCAGATTATACTATTTTATTGTCATCTTGTTATTATTTATGTGTTATCAGGTGATCCAGGGAGACCTGGGAACCCAGGCAAACCGGGTGAGAAAGGTCGTGAGGGTATTATTGGCAAGGCCGGACCTCGGGGACTGAAAGGACAACGTGGAAAACCTGGAACATCTGGAACCTGGGGACAAAAAGGAGACGTGGGTGACATGGGCGAGGAAGGAGCTCCAGGTGGTTGTAACTGTGGCAAGCAAGCACGATCAGCTTTCTCTGTGGCTGTGACAAAGAGCTATCCTAAAGAGCGCACGCCCATCCGCTTCACCCGGATCCTGCTGAATGAAGGGAATCACTACAATGCCTCCAGCGGGAAGTTTGTCTGCGTTATCCCTGGAGTTTATTACTTTACCTATGACATCACACTGGCCAACAAGCATCTCGCCATCGGGTTAGTTCACAATGGGCAGTACAAGATCAAAACATTTGATGCAAACACTGGGAACTATGACGTGGCATCTGGTTCTACTGTTCTCCACCTGAAGGAGTCAGACCAGGTCTGGCTGCAGATCTTCTACTCGGAGCAGAACGGACTCTTTTTTGATCCTTTTTGGACAGACAGCACCTTTACGGGCTTCCTAATCTACCCTGACCAGGAATTTCTCAATGAAGCAGATAGAAAAGCAAATGCTCaggatgaaaatgaatgaactgTAATTAAGATTTATATCTAATTGAACTTCACAAGTTTGGGCTTTGTGGAATTTCAGTTGTTTAAGACATTCGTCACCAGGAGGCGCActaggaaagaaagaaaatcaactgGAGGAATCACACAATAAAGCCTTAATAgtgaacaaaaaacattttacctGAAATATTATGCCCTGTTctcataaaatatttaaatttatgtaacccaaaataatttaattctgtttcttttttttaaactccttgATAGGAGATGGCACAGtgccttcttctttttcccccctttttcccTTTATTAACCATTATAAAACacaatttgaaataaaatctaaattatattgtaagataaattattttacagtgtttgtgtttttgagtcAAAACTGGTTAGCACTGTCCTGGTCCCTGTGTGGAATTTTCATGTTCTCTCCaggttcctcccacagtccaaagacatgcaattagGTGGGTCAGGTTAATTGGTGACTCTAAATTGCCGGTAGAATATAAGTGTGAATGGttatctctctctttgtgttggCCCTGGCGACTtgttcagggtgtaccctgcctgtcacctgggataggctctagcccacccctgcaaccctgaattggataagaggAGGAGAATAGGTGGAACAGTTTTTGAGTATTTGTGTATGGTTCATTAACATGGCgtgtatttttgtgttcaaGTTCATAATTACTTTCATGACACATAGAAGTGTATTCTATAAACTAAcatcttttaaataaaactaataagcATTTTAGAAATCAAATAACTCATCTTAgagttttattaatttaattaaatgtaatttctaCCGATTGCGCCACTGGAGTTTTGCACATACTATCAATTTAAATGGCATTTTACTTGAACACTTGTATTAACTCGTATTGCATCACTTTTTTATGcccaaaaaattatttgaacaaacTGAAAATTTATTCAACTCAAAAAGTTTTTCTTCCAGCGAGACATGAAATTAATAAATGATTGTAAACAGAAATGATGCACTAGGATAAAATAATATGCATGTCATGCCAATCACATGTGTatcaaattatataaatattaacctgcagttttgtatttgtagaaaattttaaaattatttctcACTTAAAGTCATCATGCTCAAGGTTGCTTCACGGGCTGAATTGCTTAATAGAATTCAGGTTAACACTTAATAATACAATCTGTGATTAAGGGCATAATCCTCCTGCaattaaatcaaattttaaggtattttgttttaaattataatgTAATTTTCCTAAAAATACTTAAAGGTAGATACGTTAGaataatatgtatgtatttatatgtatttgcaTTTGCATGTATACAATTTTATGTAGCACATGAGTAATTTAAGTAATACACAACTTCATGTAACTTACAGGAGAGAAGAAATAGTGACATTTTAAGTCATTTTAAGTAGTGTCAAACTTCCGGGTATTTTACAGGAAAGGAGACAAAAATTATACTGTGAGTAAATTTAAATACTGCATAAACAATTTTAAGTACCATACTACATACTTTCCTGGTAATTGTGCCATCTTAAATTATAAGTACATTATGCTTTTTGGGTTGTTGGCTGTATTATAGAGTGAATTTAAGTTACGCATTATTTAAAATTACTTGTACatgaattaaatgtatttacagtataaatacttctttgttttctgtaaaaaaaacaacccaaaacactTTCCCCCCCTTACCTCACTTCAAGTATTTGTaggtaaatataattacattgtaatttcaaataaactaCATTCCACTGCAATTCCATTTAATTAGTCATGGGCCATACTGTAAAGTGTTACCGAATACAGGACAATGACAGACTACATTAAGGAGACAAAGGATTGGAGAAACACAAGAACATGCTGCACCTCCTGTGTTTCTTTACTTTTAGAGGCCGTTCATCACCATTTCATGGACCACAGGGGGATTTTTAACTGGGGTTTTATACTCAAATGTCTCAAAGTCATCTGTGGGTATTCACATCACACATGGAAGCAATTAATCACACTTGATCTAATGTGTTACTTAACTAAAGTATCCATAACCCATGATACTTCAGGGAAGAAATGCAATTCTGCATTTAAACTTGTGCTTATGTAAAAGTACAAATGCATCAATGGCAAACCTGAAAACTTCATTTTAGAATAGTTAGTCAGTGTAGAGCTAATTTAAACAATTTACCCATGTAAAGTGTTAATAGCTATTTGGAGTCAAATCTTTTGCAGTACGCTTCATGCAGGCACAGCTTCTGCTACAAACACTCAGATAACAGCTTTCTTaagtaaacagaaagaaagcagcattttatttatatacaggcTCAGCTCCCCTGTTCTTATGTTTGCAAAATCTTCCTTTTTGTATAGAACCTGGAAGCATGCTGTATAATTCTCCTACTTAGATGGCTCTAGCTAAAAATAACCGAATCACTTCTAAAAAGTGTTATACTTGAATCAAACACTTTCCTTCAACAAAAATGTATgactgtatgactgtgtacgtgacaaataaaaatttgaatttgaaaaatgtgaaaatatgatGCTTTACTCTCATCTCTGTCAGTGGCTCAGTAGGTAACCCAATGCACCACTATAGAGCCTCATGTTCCCATGCAGAGATGCTGAGTTTAAATCCCCCAAAGTCAGCCAAGAGTGATGTTTAGCAAAATGGACTCACACAGGTTTGCACTTAACGAATGCCAGTGTGATATCTAACTTCCTTTAAATGGCAGTTGTCATTATCAAACAAATATACTGAAGCAATTCCTCAGCTAGACCATATCCTATTCCTTCCCCTAAACTAATTCAAACAGATACCATACTGAAAGCACAGTATCTGCTTCACTGCTTTTGTGGTTCCCCGGGTTCCAGCATTTACTTGGGGATCATTTAGCTCAAAGCATTCAACCAATGTTTTTAAGAAGCACACACAAGCTCTTTATATCTTGCAGTTTAAGATAATTGTTAGCATAAATCTTGTGCCAGATAAACAGTTTATAAAGGCTGTTGAAGCCTgtgtattgttgtgttttttggtaCTGATACAGGGGAAAAGCTTAGAGTCAGGGATACAGTGCTGTGACAATTATTTGCAAATTTCTCtatttcttattgttttatatttgtcatatttacatgtttcagatcattaagaaagaaagaaagaaagaaagaaagaaagaaagaaagaaagaaagaaagaaagaaagaaagaaagaaagaaagaaagaaagaaagaaagaaaggggtcAGATACTTCTTCACTGGACTGAACAGTTAGCTCTCACACTTGATAGCATTAAAATAGACAACTTCAATAACAGCACTTCCAAAATCACTGGAATTCTTGCTCAAAGGGAATACTGTCTGGGATTTCTGTCTTAAAAGATAGGTAAatgtttaatataatataatataatataatataatataatataatataatataatataatataatataatataatataatataatataatataatataatataatatgcaTTCGTTAACATTTtgtatattaaataaatgaaatgagatcCTTTGCTGAACTGTAGCCGTTTGTAGTTCTAGCGGTGACCTTTAAAGACTACAATTCCCAGGCTGGGGGAGGAACCTCACGTCTAGCGCACGAGCTCTGTAGACCAACAGTAGCAGCTGGCTGAGCCGAAGAGGCTACTTTGTTAACAGCGAAGCCACCGGAGAGAAAACGGCTCAGTGGTTTCTCTCGGAAAAGTGTGAACAGTTTGGGGGAAACGGGGAACCCGAAGGCCTGTCGGTGGGATTTAACGGTGGCACCTACTCTGTTTTGTGTtattaactttgttttttcGCCGACAAAAAGAGGTCTTACTCAAAGTTGAGCCGTAGCGGAGTTCTGTCGTTCAGGATGTCGGACTGAGACAAAGGGGTCTGGGGGGCATTCCCG
It encodes:
- the c1qtnf2 gene encoding complement C1q tumor necrosis factor-related protein 2 produces the protein MSHNFSTVPIMLQMFVMIYVLSVVVSQSTNPPSKRGRNFTIHSSQLVCSLPGPAGPAGNPGAPGSPGAMGPMGPPGTDGQDGKDGDKGEKGDQGDPGRPGNPGKPGEKGREGIIGKAGPRGLKGQRGKPGTSGTWGQKGDVGDMGEEGAPGGCNCGKQARSAFSVAVTKSYPKERTPIRFTRILLNEGNHYNASSGKFVCVIPGVYYFTYDITLANKHLAIGLVHNGQYKIKTFDANTGNYDVASGSTVLHLKESDQVWLQIFYSEQNGLFFDPFWTDSTFTGFLIYPDQEFLNEADRKANAQDENE